From Pochonia chlamydosporia 170 chromosome Unknown PCv3seq00014, whole genome shotgun sequence, a single genomic window includes:
- a CDS encoding FAD dependent oxidoreductase (similar to Colletotrichum fioriniae PJ7 XP_007601677.1), translating to MSSNAPGSEFEPRQTSSTSDYTPNPSKSLPLTPPRQALVDDIIALYSCKPTIERIKRYTPDCVYDDQFGYANNRYKVAGQWFALPKLFSSSENTGYELVRNDRELIQFKNEQKWTFRFLPNSVTINGLISLSLDPKTVDHDFIQVKYHKDQANEKDYSHQGLGFNFKKWQADHVAQSIDKEEVKFFEKDNIDVNEK from the coding sequence ATGTCAAGCAACGCACCCGGTTCCGAATTCGAGCCACGTCAAACGTCGTCCACATCAGACTACACTCCCAATCCCTCCAAATCACTGCCTTTAACGCCCCCGAGACAAGCCTTGGTAGACGATATCATCGCTCTATATTCTTGCAAACCAACCATCGAGCGCATCAAACGCTACACGCCCGACTGTGTCTACGACGACCAGTTCGGCTACGCCAACAACCGATACAAGGTAGCCGGACAATGGTTTGCGCTCCCCAAATTATTTAGCTCGAGCGAGAACACGGGATACGAACTCGTTCGAAATGATCGGGAATTAATCCAATTTAAGAATgagcaaaagtggacattCCGGTTTCTTCCCAATTCTGTCACCATCAACGGACTTATATCTTTGAGTTTGGACCCCAAGACTGTGGACCACGATTTCATCCAGGTCAAGTATCATAAAGATCAGGCCAATGAGAAAGATTATAGTCATCAGGGACTGGGGTTCAATTTTAAGAAATGGCAGGCAGATCATGTGGCACAGAGTATTGACAAGGAGGAGGTCAAGTTCTTTGAGAAGGATAACATTGATGTGAATGAGAAGTAA